The following are from one region of the Stigmatopora argus isolate UIUO_Sarg chromosome 9, RoL_Sarg_1.0, whole genome shotgun sequence genome:
- the map1lc3cl gene encoding microtubule-associated protein 1 light chain 3 gamma, whose amino-acid sequence MAPFEKSMDTMMPFKQRKCLETRKDEVCSIRSKFPNKLPVIVERYLREKTLPLLDKSKFLVPFELTLGQFLCLLRNKIDLESTQALFLLVAEKSMSCMSSSMGEVYSHHRDPDGFLYITYASQEMFGAPRPSGSPPC is encoded by the exons atggcgccctTTGAGAAATCCATGGACACCATGATGCCCTTCAAGCAGAGAAAGTGCTTGG AGACAAGAAAAGACGAAGTGTGCAGCATCCGTTCCAAATTCCCCAACAAATTGCCG GTTATCGTGGAACGCTACCTCCGCGAAAAGACTCTCCCCCTGTTGGACAAGAGCAAGTTTTTGGTCCCCTTTGAGCTGACCCTGGGTCAGTTCCTCTGCCtgctcag GAACAAGATCGACCTGGAATCCACCCAGGCGCTCTTCCTGCTGGTGGCTGAGAAGAGCATGTCCTGCATGTCCTCCAGCATGGGGGAGGTCTACTCCCACCACAGGGACCCCGACGGCTTCCTCTACATCACGTACGCCTCGCAAGAAATGTTCGGAGCGCCCCGACCGTCAGGAAGCCCGCCGTGCTGA